One stretch of Eupeodes corollae chromosome 2, idEupCoro1.1, whole genome shotgun sequence DNA includes these proteins:
- the LOC129947257 gene encoding uncharacterized protein LOC129947257, with protein MANNRLPIELDCSNLVKEWPMWKRTFLMFMMANGKMDEGEPTKIANFLWLIGPRAMEIYNTLFPNDGTLPGIVGNEQNPEEVAEGEEAPPNIERTLNDVLQAFDNYCVPLKNVTMESFKYNTIVQREKQPFAEFETELRKQIQYCEFKCHCGASYEERMLRDRIIIGIADKKLQLKLLDGRNESLKTVVDTCKVFEAAYTNKKLLETNQQQQVHHVTSEQPTLSDSINAISRHCYNCGHQPFSTAHLRECKANNIVCSTCGKKGHFSKWCKRGSNNKMGSKTENKKLDNKLDKKAVKALSGGNSWIESDSD; from the exons ATGGCAAATAATAGACTTCCAATTGAACTGGACTGCTCCAACCTTGTTAAGGAATGGCCTATGTGGAAGAGAACATTCCTTATGTTCATGATGGCAAATGGTAAGATGGACGAAGGGGAGCCAACGAAAATAGCTAATTTTCTCTGGTTGATCGGTCCTCGTGCTATGGAAATATATAATACTTTATTTCCCAACGATGGAACACTTCCTGGCATAGTTGGCAACGAGCAAAATCCTGAAGAGGTTGCAGAAGGCGAAGAAGCTCCGCCGAACATCGAAAGAACATTAAATGATGTTTTACAAGCGTTCGATAATTATTGTGTCCcgttaaaaaatgttaccatGGAATCATTCAAATATAACACCATCGTCCAACGGGAAAAACAACCGTTTGCTGAATTCGAAACAGAACTACGCAAACAAATTCAATACTGTGAATTCAAATGTCATTGCGGTGCTTCATATGAAGAACGGATGCTGAGAGACCGCATCATAATTGGCATTGCAGATAAGAAGTTACAACTTAAGCTTCTTGATGGAAGAAATGAATCACTGAAAACTGTGGTGGACACCTGCAAGGTATTTGAAGCTGCCTACAccaacaaaaaacttttggaaaccaatcaacaacaacaagttCACCATGTTACAAGTGAACAACCAACATTATCGGACTCTATCAATGCGATTTCTCGTCACTGTTATAACTGTGGACATCAACCATTCTCAACAGCACATTTGCGGGAATGTAAAGCAAACAACATCGTCTGCAGCACATGTGGAAAAAAGGGGCACTTTAGTAAATGGTGCAAAAGGGgaagcaacaacaaaatggGAAGCAAAacggaaaacaaaaaactggacAACAAGTTGGATAAAAAAGCTGTAAAAGCCCTTTCTGGAGGGAATTCTTGGATTGAATCAGACTCAG ATTAA